GTTTTCATTGGAGCATGCATGGCTTGTCTTAAGATACGATCAAAAATGGTGTGCCTCCACATCTATTAAAGCTAATGGAGTGAAAAGGGGAAGAGCAAGTGTTGAGGCTGCGATTGATGTCGATGAACCAATGCCCCGGCCTCCTGGTATTAAGGCTGTGAAGGGGAAGTCAAAAAAAGCTCCAAGGCCAAACCGGATGTGGAGGAAGATGGTAAAGATTACTTGGAGTGTCAGTTGGAGTGTGTGTCGAGGATGTatgagatgaaggagaaggactTTGCATTGAAAGAGAAGGAGTTTGCATTGAAGAAGGAGCATATCAAGCATGTGATTCTTGAAAATCTGATTGCTAAAAAAGATTCACTAACTGAATCTGAAAAAGCTCTTAAGGAGAAGCTAATTGAAGAGATGATGTCTTAAGCTTGAATGTTAAAGACTGTAGTTTTTTTAACTGTTTGTGTGTTTAGTGTTTTAAGTATTCAGTTGTTTGATATTTGGATGGTATCTTAAGTTAAGTATGTGTAAGTCTGGTTAAGTATGTGTAATGGTAtggtttcttgtgttttttgcGAAAACCTAAAAGCCTCGCTCCTATATCAAATTTAAGATGAAGATGTGACTAGTGGATAATATAGTGTGATGAATGTGTGATGATAATACGCATATGATGATATGCTAATTAATCTGTTtaagtttgtgtttgtgattgtgtttgTAATCGGACAGGTCGATTCGTGACACACAACAACTCTCATCAGTCCGTGAAGCCTCTCTTGTCCGTGACACACAACAACTCTCATCAGTCCGTGAAGTCTCTCATGTCATTTGACCACAtgttcttttgtatttttgtgtttttaccaCAAGTTTTTACAagctcttttgtatttttttgctttcaccACATGTTTGTACAAGTACTTTTGTCATTATTTACTTCTACCACATATTATTTCCAATGGTTGTGTACCATAAATTTCAAGAACTCAAGCTACctcctttttctatataatgatCAACAATTCTCAA
The Camelina sativa cultivar DH55 chromosome 15, Cs, whole genome shotgun sequence DNA segment above includes these coding regions:
- the LOC104748474 gene encoding glutathione S-transferase T3-like, with protein sequence MLVSAWLNTSKDPITSNQQRLASFWGRIAKYFASYPNAVGRPKREAGHCKQRWGRINDLVCKFVGCFEAASREKSIGQNEDDVMKLAHEIYFNDHGHRFSLEHAWLVLRYDQKWCASTSIKANGVKRGRASVEAAIDVDEPMPRPPGIKAVKGKSKKAPRPNRMWRKMEKDFALKEKEFALKKEHIKHVILENLIAKKDSLTESEKALKEKLIEEMMSIRDTQQLSSVREASLVRDTQQLSSVREVSHVI